ATGGCCGACGCAATGCCGCTCACCCAGATGGTCAGCGCCGCCGTCGCGAACACGTTGCCCTGGGTGAGGTCGCGAATGAAGTTGGCGACGGCGTCCAGCACCCCGAGCTCCACCAAGCCGCCGACCATCACGAACAGACCGACGAAGAACATCACGCTGGGCCACTCAACCGCGGCGAAGGCCTTGTGTGGATTGGCCCGCATCAGCAGCATCCCCAGCGCGGCGCCGCCGAGCGCGATCGTGGCGGGCTCCCAATGCAGCACGCCGTGAATCAGAAAGCCAATGACCGTGAGGCCAAGCACGGCCAAGCCGATCTTCAGGCCGCGCCGGTCCGTGATGTACTCCGCCGGGTCCAGCTTGGCAAGCGCCGCGGCGTGCACGGGATCAACCGCGAGTTGCTTGCCGAACATCCAGCGCAGGCTCACCAAGAATAGCGGCAGCATGATCAGAATCGGCGGAGTCATGTGGGCCGCGAATTCGGCGAAGGCAATGTTCCCGGCGCTGCCGATGAGGATGTTGGGGGGATCGCCGATCAACGTGGCCGCGCCGCCGATGTTCGACGCCAGGATCTCGGCAATGAACAGCGGCACCGGATTGATGTGCAGCTGGCGCGCCACCACCAACGTAATCGGCGCGATGAGAATGACCGTCGTGACGTTGTCGAGAAACGCGGAGAGCACGGCGGTGATGACCGACAGCGTCACCGCCAGATGGAAACCGTTGCCTC
The sequence above is drawn from the Chloroflexota bacterium genome and encodes:
- a CDS encoding ArsB/NhaD family transporter, whose translation is MTETAEPGTALLVAGIVIFVLAYAAIASDRVPKSAVAVAGAVLMIMIGIMDQHHGFEHIDLNVIFLLVGMMVLAGLISETGAFQYLAIVAAQRTGGNGFHLAVTLSVITAVLSAFLDNVTTVILIAPITLVVARQLHINPVPLFIAEILASNIGGAATLIGDPPNILIGSAGNIAFAEFAAHMTPPILIMLPLFLVSLRWMFGKQLAVDPVHAAALAKLDPAEYITDRRGLKIGLAVLGLTVIGFLIHGVLHWEPATIALGGAALGMLLMRANPHKAFAAVEWPSVMFFVGLFVMVGGLVELGVLDAVANFIRDLTQGNVFATAALTIWVSGIASAIVDNIPFAATMLPVVQNLEAAGLNPDNILWWSLALGADLGGNATIIGASANVILAGIAEREGYKIGFVQFMKYGVPVAVVCMAISTLWIWVRYVAFA